CTAACCTCGTGCTCGAGGCATGTCCAGCAGCCTGCGCCTTGCAGCGGCGATCGTCCGAGTCATTCGAGCGGCAAGCTCACGGCAACCTCGCCCCGAGCCGCCTCGCCTCGTGGGTTGTCGATGGCGATTTCAAGGCGAATCACTCCTTCTCCGGCCTGCGCCTCCTTGGCGAGGACGCGTGCACGCGCGCTGAGGGTGTCGCCGGGGTGGCTATTCTTCACCATCCGAAATGGACCAAGTTTGCGAATTCGGCCATCCAGCCCCATCCAGCGGCGAAGCGTGATTTCGAAAATCGTCTCGTAGCCGCGGGTATTGAAGATGATGTCGTTGAGCCCGCCCGCTCGCGCGATCTCCCGGTTGTGGTGAATCGAGCTAAACATCCGATCCGCCGCGACGCTCATCACGATGCGCTGATAGTTGAGCCACAGGTGGTACCTCGGCACCTCATCGCCTTCGCGCACATCGGCGAAGCGGAGCTGCCGCGACCAATCGATGACGGGGCTGCTCTCAGCTGGCTGCTCGCCGGCCGGCGTCGGCTCCACAGGGGCCGAGCGAGCGGCGGTGATGGATTCGGGCGTGGGATCGTAGCGAAAGCCCGTGCTTCGGGATACGAGCACGAGCTCCCCGCTGTGCTTATACGTGCGGGTTTCGGACGTGATGAAGACCCCGTCTCCCAGCCTGGTCGTTTTCGGCTCGATCATGATGAGCGCCGTGCTCATTCGCAGACGGTCGCCGGGGTAGAGCGGTTCGAACGCCTCCCACTCGCTCGATGCGTTGAACCCACGGGAGAATGGCTCCGGTACCTCGAGGCGACGGCGGGTTCCGTTTCGCTCTCGAAGGCCTGGGGCGAAGGGTGGCGGCTCGCCGGGCGTCCAATAGGGAGAGACTCCCCACAGCCCGGTCATGGAAACTGGAGCGACAACCGTCCGGTAGCCGTGCGCCCGAGCAACCTCCGCGTCGTAATGCAGCGGGCAATCAAAGCAGTAGACCTCGAGCTTTCGCCGAATATCGTTAAGCGTGACCTCGTCGACGCCCTCGTATTCGGTGGTGCGCCCCAACCACGTTTCTAACTGCGCCAGCTGTTCGGCGCGGGTCGTCGAGCTCGTCATCCCACAATCTCCACTTCGGGGTCCGGAATCTGCGCGCGCGGATTCTGGTCATGGTCCGTGCCTCGGCCGGCTAGCAGTTCGGACCTCATTCAAAACGCGGACACAATGGAGTTCCCGGAATGTACGGACCGAGGCCCGGGCCTCACGAGCCTATCGGGGCGCAACCAGACCCGCCCTCCGCATGGTATGGCCTGCCCTGGAGCTCGCGGCCCGCGTTAGCCCATGCTGCGCCAGCGCCTGAACGGACGAGCGTCACGATGCCGTCGAACGTCGCGATCAGCAGCTTGTTGGCCGGACTCGCGGTCTGGTAGTTGTTCCGTCCGTTGGGGGAAACGGCGATGGTCATTCGTCGGCCTCCGCTTCATTCGGATCTGCAGAGTGTATTAGACGACGGCGCGCTCGAACAGGGCGAGGCGCTCGGGCCCGTCGTAGCCCAGCTCGGCCAGCAGTGCGGTGGTGTGCTCGCCGAGCAACGGGGCCCTGGAGGCCGGTCGGCCGAGCAGGCTCGCGATCGCACCAGCCGGGGCCGCGACCGTACCGACGTTGGGGATGGCCACGTCCTGGAGGAAGCCGCGATGGGTGAGTTGCGGGTCGTTGACGAGGTCGAGGGGCGTTTGCACCGGGGTTGAGGTGATCCCCTGGCTCTGGGCGGTCTCGACGGCCTCACGCATCTTCAGGGACATCGACCACTTCTCGATGCGGTCCAGGATCACGTCTTTGGCGGCTTCTCGGCCATCTTCTTGGGCATACGAAGGATTCGCGGCGAGCACTGGGTCCTGGACCCATTCCAGGAAGCGATACCAGCGCTCGGCTGTATTCGGGACACTCAGCATCCACCAGCCGTCTGACGCCTGAAATGCCCCGGAGACGGGCGTGATTGCACCGCGGTGGCCGCGGCGGTCCGCCCGACGGCCGGTGGTGGCGTACGTGCTCATCGCTTGCTCGTTGAACACCTCGATGCACTGCTGCACGTCCACCGTGAGGATCTGCCCGACGCCCCGCAACTGTTGGGTCAGAAGCGCGGAAGCCATGGCGACGCCGACCCACAGACCAGTCGCGGCGTAGAGAACGTGACCGCCCATCAGCATGGGCACGCGGCCCGGTTGGCCAGTCAGGGCCATCATGCCCGAGCGAGCGTAGCGACAAATCTCCTCAATGTCGTCGTTGATGAGCACCGCAATGACCAGGTGCGGCTGCTCCGCATGTAGCGTGTCCGGGGTCAACGCGGGCGGAAGAGGCCCAATGATGGCATCCGCCGTCACCGCAAGTCGACGGAATACCGCGAGGCCCTCAGACGACGCGGCATCGAGCGTGAAGCTTCGCTTTCCGGCATTGAAGAACTGGTGATACGCGCCGAGCTCGATATTCGGCTGCCCACCAAGGTACGGGGGCAGACGGCGGATGGCATCGCCCCCTGGGGGCTCGACCCGAACCACGTCGTGGCCTGCCTCGGCCAACAGCCGTCCAGCATAGATCGCCGAATGGGGAGCGAGATCGAGAATGCGGGCCATGCTACGACGCAACAGGCCAGGGGATCGAGGCGGCGACGCTCATACGAGTGCGCCCGCCCGTTCCAGATCGTCGATCGCGTCCGCAGTCAGCCCGAGCCAGTCCGACAACGCCTCATGCGTGTGCTGCCCGGTGGTCGCGGGCGAGATCGGCGGCACCCGCTGACTGACACTCAGCGTGAATGGCAACAGAGCGGTCAGATCCGGTTTCTCGAACCCTGGAGCCCTCAGGGGGTGAAACCCCAGTCCGGCATCGTCTGATTCGACGACTTCGTCCGCGTGGCGCACGCGCTCCCCGGGGATTCCGGCAGCCGTCAAACGCGCTTCGACCTCCTGTTTCGGGAGATCCACCGCCCAGGATCGGATCTTCTGATCGATCTCGTCGTGGTATCGAAGTCTCCCGGTGAAACTCGCGAATCTCGGATCACGGCCAAATTCCGATGCTCCAATGAGCTGGCAGAGCGCGGTCCACTGCTCGTTCGTCTGCACCGAAATCACACACCATTCATCGCCGCCCGCGCACGGATAACAGCCCTGCGGAGCCGCAGAGGTGGAGCGATTGCCCAGCCGGGGTGCGTTTTCCCCGTTGGCAGCGCCGCAAAGAACGAGCGGGCCGAGGGTCGAGATGCTGCATTCGGCCTGGGAAAGGTCCAGGTACATGCCCGAGCCGTTGGCCTGCCGCTCCATGAGGACCTGCAAGATCCCGAAGCTGGCGTGCAGACCTCCGATGAAGTCGTTCCAGGAGTTCGAGACCGATGTCGGCGGGTCACCTTCCGACCCGGTTACGAGCATCAGTCCAGAATAGCCCTGCAGATTCATGTTCATACTGGTCCAGTCACGGCGGGGGCCAGTATGGCCGAAGCCCGACATGCTCACGTAGATCAAAGACGGATTGGATGGCCGGAGCGACTCATAGTCCAGATGCAGGCGACGCATGACACCCGAGCTGAAGTTCTCTACGAGCACGTCCGCGACGCTCGCCAAGCGAGCGGCGATCGCCTGCCCGCGCTCATGCTTCAGGTTGAGGGTGATCGACTTTTTGTTCCGGTGCACCCGCGCGTCGCGCCGCTCCTGACGGCCGGCGTGCACACCCATGCCTTCCGTTCGAGACCGCGTTTCGACGTGCAGCACCTCCGCTCCCAGGTCGGCAAGGATGCGGGTGCAAAACGGCCCAGCCACAATGTGGGTAAAGTCGAGGACGCGCACGCCATCGAGGGGAGGCGCGGTCCTTTCCCGGTGCCTGCTCGCAGACGCCAGGCTCATGTGATTCCTCCTTCGCGCGACAGACCGGCGGAGCCATTATGCGCGTCGAAATCGGGAATTGCTACTTTGACGCTCGACCTTGAACAACGCCTTTACAATACAGACATCGCGCACGCATCGCTGTGCGTTGACGGAACTCGAAAGGATCCGAGGCCAAGCCGTGCGCGAGATACGTCCAGGCCCCCGTAGCTCAGTGGATAGAGCAGCGGACTTCTAATCCGACGGTCAGGGGTTCGAATCCCTTCGGGGGCGCCGCGATCTACCCACGAATCGGAGCCGAGCCGGAGAATTCGATGGCCCGCTGGCCCGATTTCTCGGCCCTAATCCTACCCCGCCAGGCAAGTAGGCTGATCGGCACGCCCGTACCGGAATCGCCAGGGATCGCGTAGCAACCGGTGAGATTTGGGGGGCTACTGGGGGGCAAGTCGCTGAAGACGACATGGCTGCGCGCATGGCCCCTCAGGATCTGAAGCCGGAGCTGTACCGCGACTTGGTCAACATTCAAGACTCCATCGCGCAGGTCGGCATGGGCGACGTCGCCGGGGACCCCCGGTGGAGCGGCTCGGCTCGTCGGATGTGGCCGTCGCGATCCTTCGGCGATTATGGGCCCGCGTGCTGGAGGCGCTCGCCCAGGGCATGCCTCTGACGGAATGGCGCCGCTTGGAGGGCCTCTGGTCACACCTCTCGGCAACCGGCGTCTCGCGTGCACCGGTCGTTACGACGTCCACTCCCACTTCTCGACGTGCAAGAAGGCGCCGGCTCCGGTGTTGCCAGCGTAGGGCGTGTGGCGCGCCACCGGACCCTTTAGCCCCGCGACGAACGCGTCGGCATACGGGCTGAACATATTGGGCATGATCGGCACTTCGGTCGTGAGGATTCGCTCCAGTTGGGCCAGCTTCGCGATGTGCTCGGACTCGTCGAGCGTTCGATTGAATTCCTCGAAGAGTCGATCGTAGGTCGGGTTACTCCAGCCGCCCCGGTTGTCGCCGACCCAGTGGTTCTCCGGCCGCGGGATCTGATCACTCGTATAGCTCCCCATCTGGTAGGCCCCTCCCCGAAGCTGGAGGCCGGGTAGGAGCGATCGGTACTTCGGATCACGAATCTGCTGGACCGATACGACGTTTTGCGAGACGTCGAACCCGGCCTTCCTGAGGCTGTCGACATACACAGACAGCTCCATCTCCTCGCGATCTCCGTGGGATGAGCTGTCGCTAAACTGGGCGCGTTGACCGTCGCTCCCGACGAAGAAGCCGTCCGATCCCTTGGTATAGCCCGCTGCGCTCATCGTCTGATCGGCCTTGCGCGGATCGTAATCGAGCTTCTGGATGACCTTCTCGATCTGCGGGTAGTAGCTCACCTGCGGGGACGTGAGCGTGTGGGTGAGCACGCCCTTTCCGGCCGTGAGCGCTTCGATCGCCCCTGGCACATCCAGGCTATAGGCGATTGCCGTCCGCACCCGCAGGTCGAGCAACCCGTCCCATTCCACGATATCCGGCCGCATCTGGACAACAGTGGTGCGCATGCCGACCGGTGAGTACAAGACTTCGGCCCCCTGCTGCTCGAGAGTCTGGGCCTGGGAGACCGAAAGAAGCGGATCCGCGATGAATGCGACGGAGCCTGCCATGAGATTCGCGACCGCCGTGTCCGGGTCAGAGATGAACAGCACACGGACGCGATCGATCTTTGGGCGGCCCAGCGCGTAGGCGTCGAAGGCTTCGCCCGCGATGTAGGCGCCAGCTTCCCAGCCGGTCACCCGATACGGTCCGAGGCCCACATACTCGTTCGTCCAGAACGGAATCCCCGCGAAGGCGATCGGATCCATCTGGGTGTAGGACTCTTGCAGGATATGCCGTGGCAGAGCCTGGAAATCATAGCCGAGGCCGGCCGCGTCGGGATAGAGCGACTTCCACTTGATCGTCACCGTGCTGGCATCTGGCGCCGTCACATCCTGAATCAGCCCGATGGGTGGTGTGCTCGCGACCCCAAACGACGGCGTGGAGTAGACCTGGAACGCGAACACGAAGTCGTCGCCCGACAGCGGCGTTCCATCGTGCCACGTGAGGTTTGGCTTCAGCTTGTACGTCGTGTCCATGGTGCCGTCGGGCAGCACCTTCCACGTGTCGGTGTTCAGCTTCGGCAGCGCCTGCGCAAGCTCCGGCTGTGGAGTTCCGTTCTCGTCGTAGTAATCGAGCGTGCCGTTGAACAGCTCCTTCGGCCGTTCCAACGAGCCAGAGAATCCGGTGATCGGTTGTGCAGCGATGCTCGGGGGCTCGCCGCGAACAGCCACCACGAGCTCCTTCTGGGGCGTCGAAGAAGTGGCCTCACCCTGCGATGCGGACGCGGACCCGCCAGCCTGGCGAGATGCCGGCGCACAGCTCATCGCCAGCAGCATTGTCAGCCCCATGGTGCCAATCAGCCATCGCATGCCGGTCCTCCCCGCCCCTTGTCGACCGGACCCGTTGCCCGCCTGCCGGTCCGGTGCTCTTCTCGAACGTCAGACCCCCATTGCGCGCCAAACGCCCAAAATTTCCGCGATCTACCCTCTAAACACTATACGCCGAAAATAACCTGCTTAGAATGTTCTTAGAATAAGATTTTTACCCGGGATTGCACACAAAATCCTTATAAAGGCATCCGGAAAGCCCACATCACGGCGAACATTGCGAATGCCGGCTCCGCCGTCCGGTCGCCGCGCCGCCCGCCGGTGCCCAGGCGCTCGACGCACGTCTCCCGACTCAGCCGTCCGGGCCCGGGCCGGCGTCTCGGCGGGGCAACGCGCTGTTGTTTCGCGCCTGCAACGTGGCGCCTCGTTTACAGCGGTTATCCTCTCGATTTGTGACCAGTTCGTTATCGTTTATTCGCGAATTTTGTACATGGTCCGACTATAAGTGTGGCAGATGCACGCCGTTGAAGTACTTCTCCTGCGCCAATTGGCACCGGTAGCGGATCCTGTCCGTGCGCCTCGGGGCCGCATTGCGCAGTAACTCCACCGCCGGCTCCTCCAAACGGAATGCGCCAGCATGCGACGGAGCTACGGTTTGACCGCTCACCTGGAGGCCCATTGAGCACGTTGAAGAAAACAGGACGGACAGAGCCGACCGTTGCGTCAGCCTCGAAGGGTGCGCCCTTGGAGGAGACCGAGGCGGTTCCCCACAGCGATCTGACCCGAATCCCGAAAAGCGTCGAGGAGTTCCTCGCGGACCTTCTGGGCGATTTCGCGCCAGCGGCGACGACGAACGACGGCGCATCGGCTACTGAGACCGACGTCGGGCGTTGGCTCGACGCGGGCGCGCATCTCTTCCGCGCCGCGTTCGAGTGCACGGACTCGCCGCTCCGTCGCGACGTGGCCAAGGTCGGTGTTGGTCTGTCCCACGGATGGGCGACGCACTCGCCCTTCGCAGTCACCGCCACGCCCGGCGAGGCCCTCATCCGCGAGACCGCCGAGGGCCAGCGACTCCTTCAAGCCCTGCGCGAGACGGTCCCGCAGTTCTCGACCTACGAGCACGCGGGCTATTTCCTCGATCGCCTGATGACGCGCGTCTTTCGCAATATGGCGTTCGATCAGCGCGCGGCGCTTCTGCGACGTTGGATCGAGCTGTGCGCGGCCGCGGAGGGGCTTCGAGCCCCGGAGATCGGCGATTCCGCGCTGGCGCACGAGGTCGCGCGGCTCGGGATGTGTCTGTAACCGACTCGCAGTCTCTTCTCGGGCGCGCTACGTTGCGTGGGGATCCGATGCGTCCCCTTCCTGGCCGGACGACCGCTCCCGCAGAAACTCCTCAAACTGGCGGATGATCTCGTCCCCGCTGGGAAGCTCCTCGCTTCCGCTCGATGCCTCCTCCTGGGCGACGGGCGGCTCACCCTCCGGCTCCGCCTCTCCGGCACGCCCTTCGAGCTTCTTCACGTAGTCCGCTGCCTCTGGTCGATCGGCCAGAGCACGGTTCACCTGCCGCTCGAATCGTCGGCTTGCCTGCGCAAGATCGGAGAGATCGAGCCCCAAGTCGTAGAGCGTGTTGAGCCGCGCGAGCAGCCCGTGGGTGACCTTGGGATTTGCGGAGCCCGCGATGTAGTGGG
The sequence above is a segment of the Chloroflexota bacterium genome. Coding sequences within it:
- a CDS encoding CoA transferase, which gives rise to MARILDLAPHSAIYAGRLLAEAGHDVVRVEPPGGDAIRRLPPYLGGQPNIELGAYHQFFNAGKRSFTLDAASSEGLAVFRRLAVTADAIIGPLPPALTPDTLHAEQPHLVIAVLINDDIEEICRYARSGMMALTGQPGRVPMLMGGHVLYAATGLWVGVAMASALLTQQLRGVGQILTVDVQQCIEVFNEQAMSTYATTGRRADRRGHRGAITPVSGAFQASDGWWMLSVPNTAERWYRFLEWVQDPVLAANPSYAQEDGREAAKDVILDRIEKWSMSLKMREAVETAQSQGITSTPVQTPLDLVNDPQLTHRGFLQDVAIPNVGTVAAPAGAIASLLGRPASRAPLLGEHTTALLAELGYDGPERLALFERAVV
- a CDS encoding ABC transporter substrate-binding protein codes for the protein MRWLIGTMGLTMLLAMSCAPASRQAGGSASASQGEATSSTPQKELVVAVRGEPPSIAAQPITGFSGSLERPKELFNGTLDYYDENGTPQPELAQALPKLNTDTWKVLPDGTMDTTYKLKPNLTWHDGTPLSGDDFVFAFQVYSTPSFGVASTPPIGLIQDVTAPDASTVTIKWKSLYPDAAGLGYDFQALPRHILQESYTQMDPIAFAGIPFWTNEYVGLGPYRVTGWEAGAYIAGEAFDAYALGRPKIDRVRVLFISDPDTAVANLMAGSVAFIADPLLSVSQAQTLEQQGAEVLYSPVGMRTTVVQMRPDIVEWDGLLDLRVRTAIAYSLDVPGAIEALTAGKGVLTHTLTSPQVSYYPQIEKVIQKLDYDPRKADQTMSAAGYTKGSDGFFVGSDGQRAQFSDSSSHGDREEMELSVYVDSLRKAGFDVSQNVVSVQQIRDPKYRSLLPGLQLRGGAYQMGSYTSDQIPRPENHWVGDNRGGWSNPTYDRLFEEFNRTLDESEHIAKLAQLERILTTEVPIMPNMFSPYADAFVAGLKGPVARHTPYAGNTGAGAFLHVEKWEWTS
- a CDS encoding CoA transferase produces the protein MSLASASRHRERTAPPLDGVRVLDFTHIVAGPFCTRILADLGAEVLHVETRSRTEGMGVHAGRQERRDARVHRNKKSITLNLKHERGQAIAARLASVADVLVENFSSGVMRRLHLDYESLRPSNPSLIYVSMSGFGHTGPRRDWTSMNMNLQGYSGLMLVTGSEGDPPTSVSNSWNDFIGGLHASFGILQVLMERQANGSGMYLDLSQAECSISTLGPLVLCGAANGENAPRLGNRSTSAAPQGCYPCAGGDEWCVISVQTNEQWTALCQLIGASEFGRDPRFASFTGRLRYHDEIDQKIRSWAVDLPKQEVEARLTAAGIPGERVRHADEVVESDDAGLGFHPLRAPGFEKPDLTALLPFTLSVSQRVPPISPATTGQHTHEALSDWLGLTADAIDDLERAGALV
- a CDS encoding MaoC family dehydratase N-terminal domain-containing protein, giving the protein MTSSTTRAEQLAQLETWLGRTTEYEGVDEVTLNDIRRKLEVYCFDCPLHYDAEVARAHGYRTVVAPVSMTGLWGVSPYWTPGEPPPFAPGLRERNGTRRRLEVPEPFSRGFNASSEWEAFEPLYPGDRLRMSTALIMIEPKTTRLGDGVFITSETRTYKHSGELVLVSRSTGFRYDPTPESITAARSAPVEPTPAGEQPAESSPVIDWSRQLRFADVREGDEVPRYHLWLNYQRIVMSVAADRMFSSIHHNREIARAGGLNDIIFNTRGYETIFEITLRRWMGLDGRIRKLGPFRMVKNSHPGDTLSARARVLAKEAQAGEGVIRLEIAIDNPRGEAARGEVAVSLPLE